The Sabethes cyaneus chromosome 1, idSabCyanKW18_F2, whole genome shotgun sequence DNA segment actcaataactttgcacacgattattttattgctttcaagtgttctacaaagttgtttagtatgttaaaatacatattttctgtgaagactgtttgacgctaggacgcatatttattaagttataaaatgtatgaaaaaaaaatctgcactattcccaggtattcccagccatgatattctcaggtattctctgaaatacacatttgggcagatagctttaataattccctacaaattggtatgcaaactaattgcagatacttgcagatggctaagatattcggatttttcatcagacggtttttaacgtaaaaccagttatatcttattaattaatgcatataaagcaaagcagtcttcagcaaaaatattcctcttttatgtgcaaaatattttctagaacaacacattgagctgtctgttgaaataaacatgttacaagaagaaatgtgatttgagggttcgtttataaacaaaggtctattgctgaaaatgggtaaaaggtagaagtttcatatcttcagaaaaattacttgaaattagtttatctttaatattttgaaaccaaaaacgtgaaaaaaaatttactcaaaaagttagtacttaaattgttgtttaagtaacgcttaaatattggacgaccccttcaaaatatgcatcaattttttattcaaaaaattgccgaagaccacattgagctgagacatgctgtttaaccgcaaatatttttgtcccgaaattttaatttctggcccatagtgcgggggtccacggtatgacTTTGGAAAATATGATGCGGATGCTGTCTCGCCGGTTTGATGAAACTAATGATAAAATCGATTCGATGAAGGCTGAAGTGaatagtttatttgtttatttgtttatttgtataaagTTCAAAGCGTCTATCGTCGAAAAGGACAACTGGCTGCCCGTTGAGCAAGTGTGGGTGACGGTAAAGCTTGCAGACCGGAGGCTGTTCTTGTGTGCACTGTATCTGCCTCCTGATCGCATCCGCGATCCCGTTATTTTGAATGCTCATATGAATTCAGTTACTGCAATAGCTTCAATGGCGTCTCCAGTAGACGAGATAATAGTTATGGGCGATTTCAACCTGCCTGGGTTAAAGTGGCGCGGACGAGGCAATGGTTTCATGTACGTTGACTCTAGCTCGTCGTCTCTATCCCCACTCACTAACGAGTTACTCGACTGCTACAGCACTGCCACCATGCAACAAGTTAACAACATTGCTAACGAAAACGGTCGCTTTCTCGATTTATGCTTTGCTAGTGTGCAAGTTCAGGCTCCCGAAATAGCGATGGCTCCTTCCCCACTAGTTAAGGACGTTCCACATCATCCACCCTTGCTGGTTACTATCCGTCAACAAATACGTCTTCACGTGACTAGTGCACCACCGATCGTCTACTATGATTTCGCCCGTGCGGACTTCAGGGAAATCCAAAGAACCCTGACTAGCATCAATTGGGATGCAGTTTTGGACAAGGATGATGTCAATTCTGCCGCAATGACTTTCTCCAACATCCTGAACTACGCTATCGATCGACATGTACCAAAAAGAACCATGCCCGCTCTGAAGCAGATACCCTGGGTAAACGCTATGTTACGACGTCTGAAATCCGAGAGAAAGACCGCTCtcaggaaattttcaaaatatcgaaCGTTGCCACTCCGTAACCACTACTTGTCGATCAACACGCGTTACAAACGATTGAGTCGCTCCTGTTTCCGGAATTACCTGAGCAACATCGAACGTAGACTGAAAAGGAATCCCAAATCCTTTTGGAAGCACGTCAACGAACAGCGGAAGGACAACGGGCTTCCTTCGGTAATGTTCCTGGGTAGTGAAACTGCCAGTAACACAGAACAGATTTCCCAACTATTCGCGCGGAAATTCTCCAGCGTATTTACTGACGAAAGATTGACAAGTAAAGAAATTTCCGCAGCCATCCAGTGCGTCCCCGTACTTAGCAATTGCTTAACCCACCTTTCCATCGACGACGCGATGGTCATATCAGCCGCCGCGAAGCTAAAATCCTCTCGTTCTTCTGGACCGGATGGTATTCCGTCTGTTCTGCTGAAACAGTGTATCAACGCCTTGGTTGCTCCGATGAGCCACCTGTTcagtttatcaatcagtacaggtgtcttcccaacaatatggaaatcggcatacatgtttcctgttcataaaaaggggaataggagaaatgtgaataactatcgcggcatctcTGCACTAAACTCAATATCAAAACTTTTCGAGCTTGTTGTGTATGCACCTGTATTTGCATTCTTTAAGCAATATGTCGTAGACGAtcaacacggctttatgccccagcggtccacgacaaccaatcttctaactcttacgtccgacgtgataaaaagtttcgacgaccggtcgcagacggacgttatttacacggacctttccgctgctttcgacaaattgaaccatcgaATCGCCATCGCCAAACTGAACAAACTCGGAATCGGAGGCTCGTTGCTACGATGGTTTAATTCCTACCTCTCCGATCGCCACCTAGAAGTTAGTATCGACGGGTTCACCTCCAGACCTTTCACTGCTAGttctggaattccacaaggtagccatctcggacctttggttttcctcatctacttcaacgatgtcaacttcctgcttaaatgcccgcgactctcttttgccgacgatctgaagctgtatgctaaagtcgatagtccgtccgacgccgcgttcctgcaagagcagctgctgatttttgcaaaatggtgcacagacaaccgcatgctgctaaattccgacaaatgtgaaataattacattctcaaggaaattgaaccctctcgttttcgactacattctatcagacgtgcctctacgccgcgaaaactgtgttaaggacttgggaatactgcttgactctaagctcgacttcaaacagcacatcgcatatattgtcgataaggcctgcaggaatctg contains these protein-coding regions:
- the LOC128745886 gene encoding uncharacterized protein LOC128745886, with the protein product MTLENMMRMLSRRFDETNDKIDSMKAEVNSLFVYLFICIKFKASIVEKDNWLPVEQVWVTVKLADRRLFLCALYLPPDRIRDPVILNAHMNSVTAIASMASPVDEIIVMGDFNLPGLKWRGRGNGFMYVDSSSSSLSPLTNELLDCYSTATMQQVNNIANENGRFLDLCFASVQVQAPEIAMAPSPLVKDVPHHPPLLVTIRQQIRLHVTSAPPIVYYDFARADFREIQRTLTSINWDAVLDKDDVNSAAMTFSNILNYAIDRHVPKRTMPALKQIPWVNAMLRRLKSERKTALRKFSKYRTLPLRNHYLSINTRYKRLSRSCFRNYLSNIERRLKRNPKSFWKHVNEQRKDNGLPSVMFLGSETASNTEQISQLFARKFSSVFTDERLTSKEISAAIQCVPVLSNCLTHLSIDDAMVISAAAKLKSSRSSGPDGIPSVLLKQCINALVAPMSHLNMS